tttagattttagtttgcAGGATTGTGTTGTTCACTTTTTGGCTGCATTCCTATGGCTTCTGTATTTCACTGCTCACATGTTTCTTTTGCGCTCTTCTGTATAGTATGCACACATGCAACGTCGTTTTATTGTTTGCGTTTGATACTATTGTAGGCTTGAAGCGCATCCTATCTCAATTCACCCTACACGTATTTATCTATATGCATTCTACACATTCATCTACCTACACGTTCATCTGAATATATACACTTATCAGAAATTTGGTGCAGTTAAAGTTGTAATACAAGAGATGGATTAGATATAGTATAGACAAGAGTTGAGAGATCAGTTCCAGATTTTTTTCAATCAATCCCTCAAGAGAATATTTATAAGAGAAGTTATAACcaaaagaagctttaaaaaaaGATCAAATCGAGTTTTCTGTGATTTATTGGAGtgataaaaacataaatcagtTACATCTTGTCTACACGTAACAGAAGAGAGAAAACAAACAACAGTTTGATGAGGTGTGGTTTTTGTCTACACGTAGCAAAACCACATTGTGCCTCTACTAACCtgataaaaaataacataaaaaaagaTCCCGGCTCGATGAAGAGTGAGACCGGTGgcaaaaaccaaaagaaagaaTCACGCCGAATCCAAGAAGAAAGAATCATTCTCTTCCTCATTCGGCTCTGGACTGACCAGCTCGGGAGGACAAGATGATCCCCACGATGAGACCGTACAGAGCCAGAGCTTCAGCGAAAATGAGGATAAGAATCATACCAACGAAAAGCTTTGGCTGCTGAGCATTGGCCCTGAGCCATCAAAAGAAAAGTTGCTTATCATGTGCTATTAATTTGAGACTACActtattattatacattaccTGACACCAGCATCACCAACAATACCAATGGCCATTCCAGCAGAGAGACCAGCAAGTCCACAAGCGAGACCAGAAGAGAGATGTGCATATCCGTCGAAGAGGTAGTAAGATTTAGCCTTGGGGTTAATCCCGGTACTGATGATAACAGCAATAATCAAACCGTAGATACCCAAAACACCAGCCATAACAACAGGGACAATAGACTTCATCACCAACTCAGGTCTCATCACACCCATCGATGCCACTCCCACACCACTCTTGGCTGTTCCATATGCAGCTCCCATGCCTAGTCAAGATATTAATATTACCAGGCAGATCGGTTAACTTATCTCACAGATCTAATCTCAAGAATGTGATTAACACTaagtcaaatcaaatcaaatcaaatcaaggCAGATCGGTTCCAAATCGCAAAAGACTTACAGGAGAAGACGAGGGCTGCGGCAGCGCCAAGGAAGCCGAAGAAAGGAGCGGTTTCATCGCCACTGAACGTAGACATTTTCCGACGAGTTCTGGATCTTAAGATGTCAGACGCCGATTGAATCTGATATTTCTCCTCTCCTGACGCGTTTAAGGACAAGGACGATGATGATTGGTGAGAAAGATATATTATTACAAGAGCGAAGAAGCGCACACGTCGGGATCTGAAACCCGGGTCGATCCGTATCCGACCCGGACTATGGGCTTTATTATTTGGGCCACGATTCGGCCCATGAtctggttaatttttttttaatccaataatatcataattaccTTTTTCTTTAAAGAGAGTCGAACAGAAACGTTTGTGCACTGAAATGGAAAGAGGATATAATTGTCAATGACTGATAAGTGTCGTcgagctcttcttcttcttacactTGCCACCTCCTACAGAGACACAAACCAATCTCTCTCCCGAGCGTGAGATCTTTCTCGACTTCCGCTGCTCTTTTCTCCTGCGAAATCCGTAAGCTTTCCGatcaaatttgttataaattgtGTACCTGCTTGATATACGCATAGCTTAATTCGAATATAGATTCTGAGTCTCTAGGGCTCATTTTctcagttttgattttttttttttcccttcgGATTTGTCGTCTTCTTGGAGCTCTCAACTTGAAATTCAAAGTCTTTGATGGACATTCATTTTTGCGTAGTGGTGATTTTTTTTCCCTTTAAAAAGTGAGGATTATTTTTAATCAACTATGATTTGAACTCTAATGCTTAAACTCATGTCCACGTGGAAATTATTGCTTATCCAATAACTAATAACCGTGAGCTACCAGCATCCCATAGCATTCATTAGATAGAAAGGGattgaattttcttttgtgttgCGGTGCGGTGCGTCTTTCTTGTATTTCTGTTTTGATGATATGTCTCTAGTTTATTTTGAGCCTAGTTTCAGACAATCTAATCACAAGCTATTGCATTTGAACAGAGGATGGAGAGTGGTGGTCAGTATGATAATGGGAGGTACAAGCCTGATTACTACAAAGGGACACCACCTTCTGTGGTAATAAGACCAACACTTTGATgaacattatgttttttttttctttgttttgcttTGGTTGAAAGACTAAGAAGTAAAGTGTTTTTTTACAGTGGAATATGATGCCTCAGCATCAGATAAAGGAGCAACATAATGCACTCGTCATGAATAAGAAGATCATGTCCATCCTCGCCGAAAGAGACGCTGCTCTCAAGGAAAGAAACGAAGCCTTAGCTGCCAAGAAGGAAGCTTTAGCTGCTCGAGACGAAGCACTTGAGCAACGGGACAAAGCTCTCTCGGAAAGAGACAACGCCATCATGGAGAGGGAAACTGCGTTAAATGCTCTTCACTACCCTGAGAAAAACAACTTAAACTACATTCTATCATGCGCAAAGCGTGGTGAAACTGAAGGAAGAAGCCACCCACCGAACCCTCCCCCTGAATCAACTATCCCAGCCGACAAGAACCcgacaaaaaggaaaaaagagagcaaaCAGGGGAAGAAAGTGGGAGAAGATCTGAACCGTCTGGCTGCTTCTCCCGGAAAGAAGTGCAGAAAAGACTGGGACGTTAACGAAGTCGGTTTAAACCTAGTCGCGTTCGACGAGACGACAATGCCTGTGCCCATGTGTACTTGCACGGGGACCGCTCGTCAGTGTTACAAATGGGGAAGCGGCGGGTGGCAGTCGTCTTGCTGCACGACCACATTGTCTCAGCATCCGCTCCCACAGATGCCGAACAAGCGGCATTCTCGGATGGGCGGTAGGAAGATGAGCGGGAACGTCTTCTCCAGGCTACTTAGCCGTTTAGCTGGCCAAGGGCAGGACCTCTCCTCTCCGGTTGATCTCAAGGACTATTGGGCTAGGCACGGCACGAACCGCTACATCACTATCAAGTAGACAAGCcgctatttttatatatcaagtATGGTTTCTCTCTTTTAAAAGCTAGTTCGAAAAGAGTGAAGCTTAGGCGGctcattattgttttttttttaattgtccATAGTTCCCGTAATGCAAAATGTTTAGTATTTGTCTTTGACTTGGTTTCATGTTTATGTAACTAATAATCAGTCTAGTGAACGATTTCAAATTACAAAATCTTAACTGGGATATCGCTAAATCGTAACTGTTTCAGCAAAAATGTAGgaagaattttttatatatatgatcttGTTGTATTAGTCAAACGGCTATAAAAGTTCTTTAGTCTATCCTCTCTTccacaacaagaaaaaaaaatggtccAAAAGCCAAACACTGGTGCGCCTAGCCCATTGCAGCTGCAGCAGCAACCACCAAAGCAATGGCTCAACCGCAGCAAAACATTCTTCGACGTTCCTAATCCGAAAATCGTTACAATCTTTCTCATAAGTATCTTTGCCACGTTTTTCTCAGGCATTGCTTTTGTCTTTGAATGGATATTTCATGGCAAGAACCATGCCGGattccaatggatcatctactACGGCTTGTCCTTAATCTTTCTTCCTGTTCTGATCCTGCTCGGTCTTGGTATCGTCATTGCTGTTACGACCAGGCACGAGTCAAAACAGGTTGCTAGCTCCATCGTGGAAGTTGAAGAACAGCAACATGTCGACCATTCTGCCGGTAAAGGTGGCaatgaagaaaaagattatgATAAAAACTGTCAGAGTTTGGCTGTTGTGGTTGATGGATATGATAAAAAGAGCGCCGCGAAAACATTGGAgcataaaactttaaaactgaaACGCGCCGTTTCGTTCCCATTGCGTAGCCAAGCAAGATCATGCCGGACTAGGTGAGTGTTCCAGTCACTATGGATCATCTATCTTCCCCCATGTAATTTCTTTCCTTTATTTTTCGATGAGATTTATCTGCACTTCtgttaacttttatttaattgtgTAATGCTGGtcttataataattattttgaaaaagaaatctaAACCAACCTAAAATGTCGAAAATCGATTCTCGACAAGTCAATTGTCATCTTAGGTACGTACAAGAAATCACGTTGTGATTGTCGCGACGTTTTAAAATTAGTCTTAAGGATGAACAGAGATGTTTTGATCTATAATTTAAATacgtaaatataaatattagttacTACGGTTTAGGAAAACCTAGGAATGTAACTTTTTGTCATGGTAATTTGAAATAAGTACAAATGTTCTTCATGTTCGTTTTACATTTTACTCATGTGTGCATGCGTCAATAGTCTCAAATGATTCCACTAATACAAATTTATGTATGGCCCTATTTGCTGTCCCATGtttattcttcatttttttgacaaaaaaagtgTTTATTCTTTCTTTGCTATTTTTTCAAAGTTGTTGAACGTATTCAAAAGGAAGTTGATATTAGGTGGATTAAATATGCTTACCAAAGAGTGtatacttatttttaatttttcaaagaGCATATACttttataggaaaaaataatattccaaAGGTTTGATGTGCGACCATTGGTTATGGCCGGATGTTGTAGCATTTGCAATTGTCAAGTAAATCTCAATTTACATATACCAAATTAAATCTTGTTACGTTAAGAAATAACCATGTACCGAGTTGTCGGTTGCATATACAAATCAGTCGATAGTCACACAATTTTTTGAAAAGGTTATTCAGGTTAATATAGGTGTGCGTTTTCTGTTGATTAATTTTAACAAGACCATTTCTTAAATGATTAAGACTTTATCCACGTGAAAAAGACTTGATCCACGTGATTCACACCCTTAAATACGACTTTCAATTATCCAGTTCACACGCGGATCCATGACTATTTCTTTTAGAAACAAATGAGTGTTTCTGTGTTAACATAATTCATTATCAGCAAACGCTAGacatttcatttgttttaaaagatCAAATGTTATCttgattgtttttcttttaaaaatattttgtttaagttCATCTTGAGTTGGGCCAAGTCTTGAATCACAACACCAATCGCGgataaaaactaatttattttgtataatggtACTTGAATCGAAaagtattttagattttaactgCGAATTTATCGGTTaccagaattttaaaataagtctTATTCGAATGCGGCTATTGAGTAGTATTGTTTTCCTACGTTGGAAATATTGAGTTCTATATTGTTTTCCCACGTTGgttcatgttttatttttatactaatactattatttgcacGGCGATTAAGAAAATACTGAAATCTTAGAATTATATCATTGGGGATATGtagatatttatatttagaatAGAGGGAGGTGGTTATAAGATTTAGTACTTGTTGTGTAGTGGGGTTCATGCAATTGAAGACatgtgaaaataattatattgatcggctgtatttatgaaaatgttattAATTATTGTGATACTCATAAAACTTTGAAAGTTGGACACTAACAAATATCTTCGTCCTTGCATTGCAGCACGAGACAATCTATCTAAAAGTTCCTATAATGTAAGAATCTGTTTATTTAAGAATTTGAATGTGCCCAAAGCACAAGTACgtattataataagttacagTAATGACTCTGTCTCGCCACGCTTTTTCTGCATGAACCCGAGTCGTTACTGTTCAGCGGGTCCCACGCCACATGGCAGCCTGctattggttaattttttttaaaaaaaaaaaaatcaaacgaaaaatgaaa
The sequence above is drawn from the Brassica napus cultivar Da-Ae chromosome A8, Da-Ae, whole genome shotgun sequence genome and encodes:
- the LOC106359098 gene encoding uncharacterized protein LOC106359098, whose product is MVQKPNTGAPSPLQLQQQPPKQWLNRSKTFFDVPNPKIVTIFLISIFATFFSGIAFVFEWIFHGKNHAGFQWIIYYGLSLIFLPVLILLGLGIVIAVTTRHESKQVASSIVEVEEQQHVDHSAGKGGNEEKDYDKNCQSLAVVVDGYDKKSAAKTLEHKTLKLKRAVSFPLRSQARSCRTR
- the LOC106361477 gene encoding V-type proton ATPase subunit c1 is translated as MSTFSGDETAPFFGFLGAAAALVFSCMGAAYGTAKSGVGVASMGVMRPELVMKSIVPVVMAGVLGIYGLIIAVIISTGINPKAKSYYLFDGYAHLSSGLACGLAGLSAGMAIGIVGDAGVRANAQQPKLFVGMILILIFAEALALYGLIVGIILSSRAGQSRAE
- the LOC106361476 gene encoding protein BASIC PENTACYSTEINE5-like; its protein translation is MESGGQYDNGRYKPDYYKGTPPSVWNMMPQHQIKEQHNALVMNKKIMSILAERDAALKERNEALAAKKEALAARDEALEQRDKALSERDNAIMERETALNALHYPEKNNLNYILSCAKRGETEGRSHPPNPPPESTIPADKNPTKRKKESKQGKKVGEDLNRLAASPGKKCRKDWDVNEVGLNLVAFDETTMPVPMCTCTGTARQCYKWGSGGWQSSCCTTTLSQHPLPQMPNKRHSRMGGRKMSGNVFSRLLSRLAGQGQDLSSPVDLKDYWARHGTNRYITIK